The nucleotide sequence GCCTGGTGGTGGCCATGTACCTGCCGATCTTCAAGATGGGTCAGGCGATCTAGTGTCGCCACTGGTCGAGCTGCTGGCCGGCAACCTCGGCCTGCTGATCACATTGACGCTGGTGCTCGGCCTGCTGGTCGGCAGCTTTCTCAATGTGGTCGCCCTGCGGTTGCCGGCGATGATGGAGCGAGACTGGCGAATCGAGGCCCGTCAGATTCTGGAACTACCCGCCGAGGCCGAGCCACCGCTGTCGCTCACCCAACCGCCGTCGACCTGCCCGCAGTGCCGCCAGCGTATCCGCCCCTGGCACAACATTCCGGTGATCGGCTGGCTATGGTTGCGGGGACGCTGTGCCGATTGCGCCGCGCCCATCTCACCGCAATACCCGCTGGTGGAGCTGGCCTGCGGGCTGCTGTCGGCCGCCTGTGCCTGGCGCTTCGGCTGGGGCCCCGAACTGGCGGCGGCGCTGGTGTTGACCTGGAGCCTGCTGGTGCTGGCCGTCATTGACGCCCGCACCACCCTGCTGCCGGACAGCATCACCCTGCCGCTGCTGTGGGCCGGTCTGCTGTTGGCACTGGTGCCGCTGCAGGCCTCGCTGTCGTCGGCGGTCATCGGCGCGGCGGCC is from Flagellatimonas centrodinii and encodes:
- a CDS encoding prepilin peptidase, with translation MSPLVELLAGNLGLLITLTLVLGLLVGSFLNVVALRLPAMMERDWRIEARQILELPAEAEPPLSLTQPPSTCPQCRQRIRPWHNIPVIGWLWLRGRCADCAAPISPQYPLVELACGLLSAACAWRFGWGPELAAALVLTWSLLVLAVIDARTTLLPDSITLPLLWAGLLLALVPLQASLSSAVIGAAAGYLSLWSVYWAFKLLTGKEGMGYGDFKLFAALGAWLGWQQLLLIILLSSVVGAVVGIGLILARNRGRDLQIPFGPYLAAAGWIALVAGDTITAAYLRSAGL